GTGGCCGGAAGCCTGTTGGTGGGACACGACGGCCGGCGGGGCTACCTGCAGCATCTGGTGGTGGACTCACCCCACCGTGGCCAGGGCTGGGCCCGCGCCTTGCTGCAGGAGGCCCTGCGTCGCCTGGCGTCGCTGGGCATTCGCAAGTCCCATGTGTTCGTGCTGGAGGATGCGCCCGAGGCGCTGGCCTTCTGGCAAATGCAGCGGGGCTGGTCGGAACGCGATGACATTCGGGTCTATTCCACTACGGGAGCGTGAACGATGCGGTTTTTCCTGGGTTTGACGCTGTGCCTGCTGGCCGCTCTCGGCCAGGCGGCGGAAACGGGCGAGCGTCTGGCGCCCTGGACGCTCCTCGACCAATACGACCAGGCCTACAGCCTGAACGACGACCTCAAGGTGCTGCTGGTGGCCCGCGACATGGACGGTGGGAAGCTGGTGAACGCGGCCCTAGAGGGCTTGCCGAAGGACTACCTCGAGTCGCGTCATGCGGTGTTCGTCGCCGATATCAGCCGCATGCCCTCGGTGATTTCCTCCCTGTTCGCCGTACCGGCCATGCGTGACTACAACTACCGCGTGCTGCTGGATCGGGATGCCCGGGTCACCCACCGCTATCCGGCCCCGGCCGCCAGCGTGCTCTGGCTGCAACTCGACCGGGGCACGCTCACGGGACAGAAGGCCTTCAATGATGCGGCGGCGCTGCGGGAGGCGTTGGAGTCCCTGGCACCGTGATCGCCGCCGACCTGCTTTCCGCCGAAACCCTCGGCATCGGCTGGGCACTTTACCTGCCAGTCCTGGCCTGGGCCATCTGGCGTGCGCCCTGGCTGGAACTCTTCAGCGATACCCGGCGCCAGCACCTGGTGTTCGGCACCGTGCTGCTGTTGTTCCTGCTCTGGCTGGTGCGACGGGATTTCTCCTCGGGCCTGTCCTACCACTTCATCGGCTTGACCGCCGTGACCCTGCTGCTGGACTGGCCCCTCGCCGTGCTCGGCGGGCTGCTGGCCCAGCTGGGGTTGCTGGCACTGGGCAAGCAGGACTTCGTCGCCCTTGGCATCAATGGCGCGCTGCTGGTGCTGCTGCCGGTGCTGGTCACCGAACTCTGCGCCAAGTGGGTCGAGCACTTCCAGCCGCGCAACCTCTTCGTCTACATCTTCTGCTGCGGCTTTTTTCCGGCGGCTCTGGCCGCGTTGCTGTGCGCCCTGCTCGGGTTGGGCATCCTCTGGGTGGATGGCATTTTTCCCATGCCGCCCTGGCTGGAGGACTTCATCGGCTACCTCTGGCTGGTGATGTTCCCCGAGGCCTTCATCAACGGCACGGCGGTGACGGCCCTGGTGGTGTTCTGCCCGGAGTGGCTGGAAACCTTCAACCGCACCCGCTACCTCCAGGCACCCTGGAAGGACGAGGACTCTCGCTGATCGCCGGGGATTCATCGCCTCTATCTCGCCACGGCGCCTGACCTGGATCAACGGGCGGACGCTGCCGCTTCCCAGAATGGGCGCACACACCGAACAGGAGAAGCGCCATGGGCATTCATCAATGGGCCAGGTCGATGCTGGCACGGGAACTGGCAGTGGCCGAAACCGAAGGCTTCAGCGAAGAAAGGGCATTGCGCGCCTTGTTGAGCGTGGTGGTGGAGCGCAGCGCGACGCTACGGCCCATGGAGGATCTGGCCCAGGAGCTGCAGTTCCTCGCCGACAACCTCGATCCGGATCGGGACTACAGCTTTATGCGGCCGTAGGAGCCGGCTTGCCGGCGAATGTGCGGGTGGTTTTCGCGAGCGAGCTCGCTCCTACAGGGCGGAGACGTAGGAGCCGGCTTGCCGGCGAATGCGCGGGCCCTTTCTTTCGCGAGCGGGCGGGGATGTAGGAGCCGGCTTGCCGGCGAATGCGCGGGTGATTTTCGCGAGCGAGCTCGCTCCTACAGGGCGGAGACGTAGGAGCCGGCTTGCCGGCGAATGCGCGGGTGGTCTTCGCGAGCAAGCT
This genomic window from Pseudomonas furukawaii contains:
- a CDS encoding GNAT family N-acetyltransferase codes for the protein MRIRPIQPTDHQALVALWRRTPGIRLREEDELEPFCAYLQRNPQLSLLLEDDAGRVAGSLLVGHDGRRGYLQHLVVDSPHRGQGWARALLQEALRRLASLGIRKSHVFVLEDAPEALAFWQMQRGWSERDDIRVYSTTGA
- a CDS encoding energy-coupling factor ABC transporter permease, translated to MIAADLLSAETLGIGWALYLPVLAWAIWRAPWLELFSDTRRQHLVFGTVLLLFLLWLVRRDFSSGLSYHFIGLTAVTLLLDWPLAVLGGLLAQLGLLALGKQDFVALGINGALLVLLPVLVTELCAKWVEHFQPRNLFVYIFCCGFFPAALAALLCALLGLGILWVDGIFPMPPWLEDFIGYLWLVMFPEAFINGTAVTALVVFCPEWLETFNRTRYLQAPWKDEDSR